The Clostridiaceae bacterium HFYG-1003 genome includes a window with the following:
- a CDS encoding tryptophan transporter: protein MNTKKLVTAALLLAMGYLLHMMMPGLPLGNMKPDPFLAMMFLALMQMEDLKSACLIGLAAGLLTALTTTFPFGQIPNLVDKMITAPMVYLLLQQVRHLRPVSRLVLITPIGTLISGSIFLFSAQVFFQLPAPFSVLLIGVVVPAMISNTILAAVVGKALDRLRLPIHTLG from the coding sequence ATGAACACAAAAAAACTGGTAACCGCCGCTCTCCTCCTGGCTATGGGGTATCTCCTGCATATGATGATGCCAGGGCTTCCCTTGGGCAATATGAAGCCTGATCCCTTTCTGGCAATGATGTTTCTGGCGCTGATGCAAATGGAAGATTTGAAGAGCGCCTGCCTGATCGGCCTTGCCGCAGGTCTTCTGACCGCTCTGACCACAACGTTTCCCTTTGGACAGATCCCAAACCTGGTGGATAAAATGATCACGGCCCCCATGGTCTATCTGCTGCTGCAACAAGTCAGGCACCTTCGGCCGGTCAGCCGGCTGGTTCTGATTACCCCCATCGGGACGTTGATCAGTGGTTCAATATTTCTTTTCAGTGCGCAGGTCTTTTTTCAACTGCCAGCACCTTTTTCGGTTCTTTTGATTGGCGTGGTTGTTCCGGCAATGATCAGCAATACCATTCTGGCAGCAGTTGTGGGAAAAGCTTTGGACCGCCTCCGCCTGCCGATTCATACCTTAGGTTGA
- the lgt gene encoding prolipoprotein diacylglyceryl transferase produces the protein MDPVAFRFFGIDIMWYAVLIMAGVLLGLLVAKFNTTRADLQLSFDDFLDAFLYAFPLAIIGARLYYVAFEWSNYKDHLIEILNIRGGGLAIHGGLIGAVAGVILYKVIKKKPTAYMLSLADAAAPGLILAQAVGRWGNFMNQEAHGGPVTKEFIQQFPAFIQEGMYINGQYFHPTFLYESTWNILMGILLIVLFWKRKKHHEGTILAWYMILYSLGRFFIESLRTDSLWVGGLRTAQLISVIMGSLGILYLIYQYTRKPKEMPAPTEVETDPQDVK, from the coding sequence TTGGATCCAGTAGCCTTTCGCTTCTTCGGTATTGACATCATGTGGTATGCCGTACTGATCATGGCCGGTGTCCTTCTAGGACTCCTGGTCGCAAAATTCAATACCACTCGGGCCGACTTGCAGCTCAGCTTCGATGACTTTCTCGATGCGTTCCTGTATGCGTTCCCTTTGGCCATCATCGGCGCCCGACTGTATTACGTCGCCTTCGAATGGTCGAACTATAAAGATCATCTGATTGAAATTCTCAACATCCGCGGAGGCGGCCTGGCCATTCATGGCGGACTGATCGGAGCGGTGGCAGGGGTTATTCTCTACAAAGTGATCAAGAAAAAGCCCACTGCCTATATGCTGTCGCTGGCGGATGCTGCCGCTCCCGGATTGATCCTGGCACAGGCCGTTGGCCGCTGGGGCAACTTCATGAACCAGGAAGCTCACGGCGGACCGGTAACGAAGGAATTCATCCAGCAATTCCCAGCCTTCATTCAAGAGGGCATGTACATTAACGGACAATACTTCCACCCCACCTTCCTGTACGAGTCGACCTGGAACATTCTGATGGGCATTCTGCTGATTGTTTTATTCTGGAAACGGAAGAAACACCATGAAGGAACCATTCTGGCCTGGTACATGATCCTGTACTCCCTGGGACGCTTCTTCATTGAAAGCCTGAGGACAGATTCTCTCTGGGTCGGCGGACTTCGAACCGCTCAGCTCATTTCAGTCATCATGGGCTCCCTCGGAATTTTGTACCTGATCTATCAATACACCCGAAAGCCGAAGGAAATGCCCGCTCCGACAGAGGTCGAAACAGATCCACAGGATGTCAAATAA
- a CDS encoding VTT domain-containing protein: MIQFIRETLNYLSSLPYHLDQLFSQAGIIPYLILWINLFLETGGLIFNFLPGNSIVLASSAFSATSRNVQIEVLIPLFLSATLLGDITSFYLGRFFGRKYQKQHRFHFINQDHFEAAHDYFEENGRKTFIFSRFIPIFRGIMPFAAGFTQTEPSHIMPFLTAGVIFWNTVYISVGYFFGNLPGMKDNFSLLIGMIMLVTMIPTVILVSHGYKKLKASVQEKRQKREPIHETPPNSTDTEE, from the coding sequence ATGATTCAGTTTATCCGAGAAACCCTAAACTATTTATCCAGTCTTCCGTATCATCTGGATCAACTGTTTTCCCAGGCAGGAATCATCCCCTATCTGATTCTGTGGATTAATCTTTTTTTGGAAACCGGCGGTCTGATCTTCAATTTCCTGCCGGGCAATTCCATTGTACTGGCCAGCTCCGCATTTTCCGCCACCTCCAGGAACGTCCAGATTGAAGTTCTGATCCCGTTGTTTTTATCCGCTACTCTCCTGGGAGATATCACAAGCTTCTATCTGGGCCGGTTTTTCGGCAGGAAATATCAAAAACAGCACCGCTTCCATTTCATCAATCAGGATCACTTTGAGGCGGCCCATGATTACTTTGAGGAAAATGGCCGAAAAACTTTTATTTTCTCCCGTTTCATTCCCATCTTCCGTGGAATCATGCCGTTCGCTGCCGGGTTTACTCAAACCGAGCCATCCCACATCATGCCCTTTCTGACCGCAGGAGTCATATTCTGGAATACAGTATATATATCCGTCGGATACTTCTTTGGAAACCTGCCTGGAATGAAGGATAATTTCAGCCTGCTCATCGGCATGATCATGCTTGTGACCATGATCCCCACCGTGATTCTGGTATCACACGGGTATAAGAAACTAAAAGCTTCCGTTCAAGAAAAACGGCAGAAGCGCGAACCCATCCATGAAACTCCGCCGAATTCCACCGATACGGAAGAATAA
- a CDS encoding PC4/YdbC family ssDNA-binding protein, whose translation MKDDKEFSYEISETIQVLSKNAKGWTKEVNLVAWNGRQPKLDLREWNHGEGKMGKGVTLTDEEGELLYKALKERYDKK comes from the coding sequence ATGAAAGACGATAAAGAATTCAGTTATGAGATCAGCGAAACCATCCAGGTACTGTCAAAAAATGCCAAAGGATGGACCAAGGAAGTAAATCTGGTGGCGTGGAATGGCAGACAGCCTAAGCTCGATTTGCGGGAATGGAACCATGGTGAAGGCAAGATGGGAAAAGGTGTGACGCTGACCGATGAGGAAGGAGAACTTCTGTACAAGGCGCTGAAAGAACGTTACGATAAGAAATAA
- a CDS encoding YkvA family protein — MRVSKARSIKIFNDMIGKAEEIIKNPDRFKSMLKDAREVMEGKGSGPLQDIANRLKLLWMMLNDYRKGEYRRLPIRTVLSIVGVFLYLISPLDAIPDFIPWFGMIDDVFIVNFVWKQLTQDLEDYRNWRLLKSDQPLSAPGYEVPQSYINVEFETLDETDHSDLGD, encoded by the coding sequence ATGCGAGTGAGTAAAGCCCGGTCAATAAAGATATTCAATGACATGATCGGTAAAGCAGAGGAGATCATCAAGAACCCGGATCGTTTCAAGTCCATGCTGAAAGATGCCAGAGAAGTCATGGAAGGAAAAGGCAGCGGTCCCTTGCAGGATATCGCCAATCGCCTGAAGCTTCTCTGGATGATGCTTAATGACTATCGGAAGGGGGAATACCGCAGGCTTCCGATTCGAACCGTATTGTCCATTGTTGGTGTTTTCCTGTATCTGATCTCACCGCTGGATGCCATTCCGGATTTTATTCCCTGGTTTGGAATGATCGACGATGTGTTCATCGTTAATTTTGTGTGGAAGCAGCTGACTCAGGATCTGGAAGATTATCGAAACTGGCGACTCTTAAAGTCAGACCAGCCACTGTCCGCGCCGGGATATGAGGTTCCTCAATCTTACATCAACGTGGAATTTGAAACGCTGGACGAGACGGATCATTCCGATCTGGGGGATTGA
- the dnaX gene encoding DNA polymerase III subunit gamma/tau has translation MAYTALYRELRPKVFSDVIGQEHITTTLKNEIIAGRVAHAYLFSGTRGTGKTTCAKILSKALNCLNLEGGEPCNHCENCLRIDSGLSLDVVEQDAATNNKVDDIRDLIDEVQYPPQEGKYKVYILDEAHMLTMGAVNAFLKTLEEPPDNTVFILATTDPQKLPITILSRCQRFEFRRIKASDIEERLRQIVDEKGILADNKSLALIARVSEGAMRDALSILDQSISMGHGKVDYGIVIGMLGLMGKARIFELTDVILKKDIEKALMVLDTMTDSGKDPYFITRDLLEHFRNMLITKVIRNNPDELVEAAQEDLERYKEQALMIRDQEIIKVIRILQTAEEQSKRSSQGRIYLELALIKICNGEMDYGMDSLLSRLNHLEEKLKEGLEAGLASPAARAKPEAAVERQRTPRPEPAKSEPERTAIMENPESKLTLQTVRSAWNEVDEALRAKRQMVIRASLFEGEIASVKNGVITLVFPEKYSHNKKRLEKNEFRLVLEDTISMILGEKIQLDLKVKSEGGLASQRPLEEIIREQELTDIDIIP, from the coding sequence TTGGCCTATACCGCACTGTATCGTGAACTGAGACCGAAAGTATTTTCAGATGTCATCGGTCAGGAACATATCACTACGACTCTGAAAAATGAAATCATCGCCGGGCGGGTCGCCCATGCCTATTTGTTTTCCGGAACCCGGGGAACGGGCAAAACCACCTGCGCAAAAATCCTTTCAAAAGCATTAAACTGTCTGAACCTTGAAGGCGGAGAGCCCTGCAACCATTGTGAGAACTGTCTCCGGATTGATTCCGGCCTGTCATTGGACGTTGTGGAACAGGATGCAGCAACCAATAATAAGGTGGATGATATCCGCGATCTCATCGATGAGGTGCAGTATCCGCCGCAGGAAGGGAAGTACAAAGTCTATATCCTGGATGAGGCCCATATGCTGACGATGGGTGCCGTCAACGCGTTCCTGAAGACGCTGGAGGAACCGCCGGACAATACGGTATTTATTCTGGCCACGACGGATCCGCAGAAGCTTCCGATCACGATTTTGTCCCGCTGTCAGCGGTTTGAATTTCGGCGCATCAAAGCATCGGACATCGAAGAGCGTCTGCGCCAGATCGTCGATGAAAAAGGGATCCTGGCAGACAATAAAAGTCTGGCGCTGATTGCCCGGGTATCGGAAGGGGCAATGCGAGACGCGTTGTCGATTTTGGATCAGAGCATTTCCATGGGGCATGGGAAAGTGGATTACGGAATCGTCATCGGTATGCTGGGACTCATGGGGAAAGCCAGGATCTTTGAACTGACCGATGTCATCCTGAAAAAAGACATCGAGAAGGCTCTGATGGTTTTGGATACCATGACCGACAGTGGCAAAGACCCGTATTTTATAACCCGAGACTTACTGGAACACTTCCGCAATATGCTCATCACCAAAGTCATCCGGAATAATCCGGACGAACTGGTGGAGGCCGCGCAGGAAGACCTGGAGCGATACAAGGAGCAGGCGCTGATGATACGGGATCAGGAAATCATCAAGGTCATCCGCATCCTGCAGACCGCGGAAGAACAGAGCAAGCGGAGCTCCCAGGGACGAATCTACCTGGAGCTCGCCCTGATTAAGATCTGCAACGGCGAAATGGACTACGGCATGGATTCACTGCTGTCCCGCCTGAATCATCTGGAGGAAAAGCTCAAGGAGGGACTGGAAGCCGGACTGGCTTCGCCGGCAGCGCGGGCCAAGCCTGAAGCGGCCGTCGAGCGTCAGAGAACTCCCCGTCCGGAGCCGGCCAAGAGCGAACCGGAACGGACCGCCATTATGGAAAATCCCGAATCCAAGCTGACTCTGCAGACTGTGCGCAGTGCCTGGAATGAAGTCGATGAAGCTCTTCGAGCCAAACGCCAGATGGTGATCCGGGCTTCCCTGTTCGAAGGGGAGATCGCTTCGGTCAAAAATGGAGTGATCACGTTGGTATTCCCGGAGAAATACAGTCATAACAAGAAACGGCTGGAAAAGAACGAGTTTCGGCTTGTACTGGAAGATACGATTTCCATGATTCTGGGCGAAAAGATCCAGCTGGATTTGAAAGTGAAATCCGAAGGCGGCCTCGCCAGCCAAAGGCCCCTGGAGGAGATCATTCGGGAGCAGGAATTGACGGACATTGATATTATCCCGTAG
- a CDS encoding YbaB/EbfC family nucleoid-associated protein, giving the protein MAKFGGGFPGGGNMNNLLKQVQKAQKQMEEKQKELESKNYEGSAGGNAVKAVVTGKKELVSVTLNQSVVDPDDIEMLQDLIVLAVNGAIKQAEEEAANLMSELTGGMNIPGMF; this is encoded by the coding sequence ATGGCCAAATTTGGCGGTGGTTTCCCGGGTGGCGGAAACATGAATAATCTGCTGAAGCAGGTGCAAAAAGCACAGAAGCAGATGGAAGAAAAGCAGAAAGAACTGGAAAGCAAGAATTATGAAGGATCTGCCGGCGGCAACGCGGTGAAAGCGGTTGTGACCGGAAAAAAAGAACTGGTTTCGGTGACCCTGAATCAGTCAGTGGTTGATCCGGATGATATTGAGATGCTGCAGGATCTGATTGTTCTGGCAGTAAACGGAGCGATCAAGCAGGCGGAAGAGGAAGCGGCCAATCTGATGAGTGAATTGACCGGAGGCATGAACATTCCCGGAATGTTTTAA
- the recR gene encoding recombination mediator RecR: MDFYPAAIEKLIDEFAKLPGIGYKTAQRLTLHVLNLPQEEVTQFAEALIKARGTLKFCSVCGNFTEKDPCAVCSNPSRDHHTICVVEQPKDIMSIEKIRDYNGVYHVLHGNISPMQGRGPQDIRIKELVARMDRAVEEVIVATNPTIEGEATAMYISRVLHPLEIKVTRIASGMPVGGDLDYADEVTLSKAMEGRKEI; this comes from the coding sequence ATGGATTTTTACCCAGCAGCGATTGAGAAACTCATCGATGAGTTTGCCAAGCTCCCCGGAATCGGCTATAAAACCGCGCAGCGCCTGACTCTGCATGTACTGAATCTGCCGCAGGAGGAAGTCACTCAGTTTGCCGAAGCGCTGATTAAAGCCCGAGGCACCCTGAAATTCTGTTCCGTCTGCGGTAATTTCACGGAGAAGGATCCCTGTGCCGTCTGTTCCAACCCGAGCCGGGATCATCACACAATCTGCGTCGTGGAACAGCCCAAAGACATCATGAGCATCGAAAAGATCAGGGATTACAACGGCGTGTACCATGTATTGCATGGCAACATTTCCCCGATGCAGGGCAGAGGTCCTCAGGACATCCGGATCAAGGAACTGGTTGCCCGGATGGACCGAGCCGTTGAGGAAGTCATTGTAGCCACCAATCCCACCATTGAGGGAGAGGCAACCGCGATGTATATTTCCCGGGTGCTGCACCCGCTGGAGATCAAGGTAACCCGCATCGCATCCGGTATGCCGGTTGGCGGAGACCTGGACTATGCCGATGAAGTAACGCTATCAAAGGCCATGGAAGGCCGAAAAGAGATTTAA
- a CDS encoding Rid family detoxifying hydrolase has product MKKKAILVDNAPAAVGPYSHANVIGDLVFVSGQLPMKDGVMQENIPDGTRACLTNVKNILEGAGSSMEQCVKVTVFLRDMNDFAAMNEVYAEFFTENQPARSCFAVAGLPKDARIEIEAIAHI; this is encoded by the coding sequence ATGAAAAAGAAAGCAATTTTAGTAGACAATGCCCCGGCAGCCGTAGGACCGTATTCCCATGCCAATGTAATTGGTGACCTGGTGTTTGTCTCCGGACAGCTGCCCATGAAGGACGGCGTTATGCAGGAAAACATTCCTGACGGAACCAGAGCCTGCCTGACCAATGTGAAGAACATTCTGGAAGGGGCCGGTTCCTCCATGGAACAGTGTGTCAAAGTCACCGTCTTCTTAAGAGATATGAACGATTTTGCTGCGATGAACGAAGTCTATGCGGAATTCTTTACCGAGAATCAGCCAGCCCGCTCCTGTTTCGCTGTGGCCGGTCTGCCGAAGGACGCCCGCATCGAAATTGAAGCGATTGCCCATATTTAA
- a CDS encoding sodium-dependent transporter, protein MENNSRGAWGSRFGFIMASAGSAIGLGNLWKFPYLAGANGGGAFVLVYLGIVILLGFTMMLGELSIGRATKLNQYGAYKKINPKFGFIGGIGILTGFLILSFYSVVGGWVIKYIFQYIMGGVQQADKMGYFVSFITNPYEPLIWHGLFMAATLFIVLGGVSGGIEKASKIMMPLLFLFLIIIAIRSLTLPGAMEGLKYFLIPNWSKFNLDVLVKAMGQVFFSLSLGMGTLVTYGSYLEGHEDLPSNALTIPALDTMAALLAGIAIMPAVFAFNQEPGAGPGLMFGTLPNIFASMPLGNLFGLMFFVLVFFAALTSAISLLEVPVSWAMDSLKWSRTKAVWIFAGLCFVIGIGASLSNGPWEQKFYFFSKDGQNFFDVLDYLTSNILLPLGGVFMSLFITFVWGYDNAFKEIKIGSKNNFAIGGFWKMSMMVGVPLMMAMVFLQQTGVLAKLIGQ, encoded by the coding sequence ATGGAAAACAATTCAAGAGGCGCGTGGGGGTCGAGATTCGGCTTCATTATGGCGTCGGCAGGATCAGCCATTGGATTAGGCAATCTGTGGAAATTCCCTTATCTGGCCGGAGCCAACGGCGGCGGCGCATTTGTTCTGGTGTATCTTGGAATCGTAATCTTATTAGGTTTTACTATGATGCTGGGCGAACTTTCCATCGGCCGGGCAACCAAACTCAATCAGTATGGCGCTTATAAGAAGATCAATCCGAAATTTGGGTTTATCGGAGGAATTGGCATACTGACTGGATTCCTTATTCTGTCTTTCTACTCCGTCGTAGGCGGCTGGGTCATCAAGTACATCTTCCAGTACATCATGGGAGGAGTTCAGCAGGCGGATAAGATGGGATACTTCGTATCATTCATCACGAACCCCTATGAACCACTGATCTGGCACGGACTGTTCATGGCAGCTACTCTGTTCATCGTTTTGGGCGGCGTATCCGGCGGTATTGAGAAAGCATCCAAAATCATGATGCCCCTGTTATTCCTGTTCCTTATCATCATCGCGATTCGGTCCTTAACGTTGCCCGGCGCTATGGAAGGGTTAAAATACTTCCTGATCCCCAACTGGAGCAAATTCAATCTGGATGTTCTGGTGAAGGCGATGGGCCAGGTTTTCTTCTCCCTGTCGCTTGGCATGGGTACACTGGTTACCTACGGCTCCTACCTGGAAGGCCATGAAGACCTGCCCAGCAATGCGCTGACCATTCCAGCCCTTGATACCATGGCAGCTCTGCTGGCCGGTATCGCGATTATGCCCGCAGTTTTCGCCTTCAATCAGGAGCCGGGCGCAGGCCCTGGTCTGATGTTTGGCACTTTGCCCAATATTTTTGCCAGCATGCCTCTGGGCAATCTCTTTGGCCTGATGTTCTTTGTACTGGTATTCTTCGCCGCTTTAACCTCGGCAATTTCACTCCTGGAGGTTCCGGTATCCTGGGCAATGGATTCCCTGAAGTGGTCCAGAACCAAAGCGGTATGGATTTTTGCAGGACTGTGCTTCGTGATCGGGATCGGTGCTTCCCTGTCCAACGGACCCTGGGAACAGAAATTTTATTTCTTCAGCAAAGACGGACAGAACTTCTTTGATGTCCTGGACTACCTGACCAGCAACATCCTGCTCCCTCTGGGTGGAGTGTTCATGTCCCTGTTCATCACCTTTGTCTGGGGCTATGACAATGCCTTCAAGGAAATCAAAATTGGTTCCAAGAATAATTTCGCCATCGGCGGATTCTGGAAAATGTCCATGATGGTCGGTGTTCCTCTGATGATGGCGATGGTCTTCCTGCAGCAGACCGGAGTCTTGGCCAAGCTGATCGGCCAGTAA
- a CDS encoding ABC transporter substrate-binding protein codes for MKKVLKTASLIIASTMVLASLSACSPAAAGDRLDAVKKAGKLRVGTETTYPPMEFTNDKQEIVGFDMDMMRHIAEKMGVTLEIVTTEFAGITEGLAANRFDTIAATMNITEARKKSVLFSEPYIPAVGLSIIVSPDNQDIKGFADLAGKKLGIQQGSTTEDWTTTRTDLGGVQKYKLVAEALLDLSAGRVDAVVTDNVVGAYYMKTDATNYVMLDELMEAGPVGIAIPLDSPKLKAEIDKILAEMVTDGTMAQLSEKWFGMDIFK; via the coding sequence TTGAAAAAAGTATTAAAAACAGCATCCCTGATCATCGCGTCCACTATGGTCCTGGCAAGTCTTTCTGCCTGCTCACCCGCTGCAGCCGGAGACCGGCTCGATGCGGTAAAGAAGGCCGGTAAACTCCGGGTTGGTACAGAGACGACCTACCCCCCGATGGAATTTACCAATGATAAACAGGAAATCGTCGGGTTTGACATGGACATGATGCGGCACATCGCCGAAAAAATGGGCGTCACGCTGGAAATTGTGACCACAGAATTTGCCGGAATCACCGAAGGTCTGGCCGCTAACCGGTTTGATACCATCGCTGCTACCATGAATATTACAGAAGCCCGGAAAAAGAGCGTTCTGTTCAGTGAACCATATATCCCTGCTGTCGGACTGTCCATCATCGTTTCGCCGGACAACCAGGACATTAAGGGCTTTGCGGATCTGGCCGGCAAGAAGCTGGGAATTCAGCAGGGTTCAACCACTGAGGACTGGACCACAACCCGGACCGATCTGGGCGGCGTACAGAAATACAAACTGGTGGCCGAAGCGCTCCTGGATCTTTCCGCAGGCCGAGTGGATGCCGTTGTCACCGATAACGTAGTCGGCGCATACTATATGAAAACAGATGCTACAAACTATGTCATGCTGGATGAGCTTATGGAAGCCGGTCCGGTCGGGATTGCCATCCCATTGGACTCTCCCAAGCTGAAAGCCGAGATCGATAAAATTCTGGCTGAGATGGTGACGGATGGAACCATGGCTCAGCTTTCAGAAAAATGGTTCGGCATGGATATCTTCAAGTAG
- a CDS encoding amino acid ABC transporter permease, whose amino-acid sequence MNYFPQVWKGAPVALTLTILGILFGTIIGMVVSQMKMSKVWILKKLGSFYTWFLRGTPMMVQLYFLYYGLPKMNIFLSSYMAAVIGLSLNIGAYMAEIIRGGIQAIDKGQFEAAKALGMSHWQTMKRIVIPQTVRIILPTLGNEFITLLKDTSLVAAIALTEVLKLTHEITSRDFNPIPAYAVAATFYLFFTSILTFLFGRLEKKLAVY is encoded by the coding sequence CTGAACTACTTTCCCCAGGTGTGGAAGGGAGCTCCGGTTGCGCTGACTCTCACGATCCTCGGCATTCTGTTCGGTACCATCATTGGAATGGTAGTCTCTCAGATGAAAATGTCCAAAGTCTGGATTCTAAAAAAACTCGGTTCATTCTATACCTGGTTTTTAAGAGGCACCCCCATGATGGTGCAGCTCTACTTCCTGTATTACGGACTTCCCAAAATGAATATCTTTCTCAGTTCGTACATGGCGGCGGTCATCGGGTTGTCCCTGAATATCGGCGCCTATATGGCAGAGATCATTCGCGGCGGCATCCAGGCCATTGACAAGGGACAGTTTGAGGCCGCCAAAGCACTGGGTATGAGCCACTGGCAGACCATGAAGCGCATTGTGATTCCCCAGACCGTCCGGATCATTCTCCCGACATTGGGCAACGAATTCATCACGCTTCTCAAGGATACCTCGCTGGTTGCGGCGATTGCTCTGACCGAAGTTCTGAAGCTGACGCATGAGATTACTTCCCGGGATTTCAATCCGATCCCGGCCTATGCCGTCGCGGCCACATTTTACCTGTTCTTCACCTCGATTCTGACTTTCCTGTTTGGCCGGTTGGAAAAGAAGCTGGCTGTGTACTAG
- a CDS encoding amino acid ABC transporter ATP-binding protein, whose amino-acid sequence MIETVNLTKRFDDLTVFENLNVKIHKNEAVCVIGASGSGKSTFLRCLNNLETPTSGQIFIAGEQMDPYDKESVKRAISKVGMVFQQFNLFPNLTVMGNVIEAPMTVKGTPKEEAMKKAEVLLKKVGLWEKRDQYPSKLSGGQKQRVAIARALAMEPEIMLFDEPTSALDPELVGEVLQVMKDLAYSGLTMVVVTHEMSFARDVSDRVIFMDKGAIVEDAVPEKIFTNPDNERTRTFLAKYLKSTRKSEEPTGAQKKEFID is encoded by the coding sequence ATGATTGAAACGGTCAACCTGACCAAACGGTTTGACGACCTGACGGTGTTTGAGAACCTCAATGTGAAAATCCATAAGAATGAGGCAGTTTGCGTCATAGGCGCCTCCGGTTCCGGAAAGAGTACCTTCCTGCGCTGTCTCAATAACCTGGAGACCCCGACCTCCGGTCAGATTTTTATTGCCGGGGAACAGATGGACCCCTATGACAAGGAATCAGTCAAGCGGGCGATCTCAAAAGTCGGCATGGTGTTCCAGCAGTTCAATCTCTTTCCCAATCTGACCGTCATGGGGAATGTCATTGAAGCCCCGATGACCGTCAAGGGGACGCCGAAGGAAGAAGCCATGAAGAAGGCGGAAGTCCTGCTCAAGAAAGTCGGTTTGTGGGAGAAGCGGGATCAGTATCCGTCCAAACTCTCCGGCGGGCAGAAGCAGCGGGTCGCGATTGCGCGGGCCCTGGCCATGGAGCCTGAAATCATGCTCTTTGATGAACCGACCTCTGCCCTGGACCCGGAGCTGGTTGGCGAAGTTCTTCAGGTAATGAAGGACCTGGCCTATTCCGGACTGACCATGGTGGTGGTTACCCATGAAATGAGCTTTGCGCGGGACGTTTCCGACCGAGTGATCTTCATGGACAAAGGAGCGATCGTCGAGGATGCCGTTCCGGAGAAGATTTTCACCAATCCGGACAACGAGAGAACCAGGACATTCCTTGCCAAGTATCTGAAGTCAACCCGGAAATCCGAAGAACCAACCGGTGCCCAGAAGAAAGAGTTCATTGACTAA
- a CDS encoding TetR/AcrR family transcriptional regulator translates to MELSNKDIQRIRTMSYFVEAVHQIIESEGIEAVTVRKVSKLAGYNPATLYNYFENLDYLVGFASIKYLQDYHQSLKHDVEPIKEPRVRFLAIWECFCFYSFERPKIYEALFFKTPRYSLCEFFEFYFKMFPEELNEHTVDIQEMMKGCSLPTRNMSVLAPVIEAHQIRLPQSELLLLNEMMIALFRGKLSECIVSNWDKDKRIREGKKLVAFLGWLLDRSVSFKSS, encoded by the coding sequence TTGGAACTGAGCAATAAGGACATCCAGCGGATCCGCACCATGTCATACTTTGTGGAGGCCGTGCATCAGATCATTGAATCTGAAGGCATTGAAGCTGTCACGGTACGGAAGGTCAGCAAGCTGGCCGGCTATAATCCGGCGACTCTGTACAATTATTTTGAGAATCTGGATTACCTGGTGGGGTTTGCCTCGATCAAGTATCTCCAGGATTACCATCAAAGCCTGAAGCATGATGTGGAGCCCATCAAGGAACCAAGGGTGCGATTCCTGGCCATCTGGGAGTGCTTCTGCTTTTATTCCTTCGAGCGCCCGAAGATCTACGAAGCGTTGTTCTTTAAGACTCCGCGGTATTCCCTGTGCGAGTTCTTTGAGTTTTATTTCAAGATGTTTCCGGAGGAGCTCAATGAGCACACGGTGGATATTCAGGAAATGATGAAGGGCTGCAGCCTGCCAACCCGGAACATGTCGGTACTGGCACCGGTCATCGAAGCCCATCAGATCCGTTTGCCCCAGTCGGAACTGCTGCTGCTCAATGAAATGATGATCGCACTGTTCCGGGGCAAGCTTTCCGAATGCATTGTCTCAAACTGGGATAAGGATAAGCGGATCCGGGAAGGGAAGAAACTGGTGGCCTTTCTTGGCTGGCTCCTGGATCGATCGGTATCATTCAAATCATCCTAG